One region of Malania oleifera isolate guangnan ecotype guangnan chromosome 6, ASM2987363v1, whole genome shotgun sequence genomic DNA includes:
- the LOC131158617 gene encoding uncharacterized protein LOC131158617 has product MTILAILVTNLPPRWFDLNTHCAYHANSSGHSIDQCWAFKCKVQSLKDAGWLAFDDKPTGIQGNLLPNHEGDEIGMVGVELKKAQEANLDSLALDWVYQELRKEGLIESEATRPKGARCECQSSLRKTVQGCKTFKMILCKMLDDKSIEVGSIQKDGEVLTLGDKEQEHPPCPHQPFIPLAKKSSYVHKTPTCLVISVPRPFRYQNDKAVPWKYNCQARGMEDTGNIAGVTRNDRVYAPAQSGKLDTKQIDESSRSTKRPVQPQEVEEFLKFIKHSEYSVVDQLKNMPAHISILSLLLNLEVHREALLKLLNQAYIPQDISVEKFSHVIGGLSATNYITFSDEEISLEGRGHNQALHISVKCKDHMIARVLVDNGSSLNVFPMTTLQKLPVDPSYVKQNNLAVRAFDETRKESVGAIEIPILIEPVIFNVTFQVMDITPSYNCLLGRPWIHNTGAVASSLHQRLKFVVGNQLVYVYGETNVMITKPTSTSYVEAAEEALEDSFRAFEIINVTTIAEGSPIPCPQISAAVHMMASEMIRHGYHLEKGLKKYLQGIRKPLMLKEVKDRYSLGYIPTAADRRKKAEEKKMRRVERITNETSSKEGLYVPSISQTFVKNSQSNLEAKLRQLSISVLDAEVPSSTSAKWIRHLQPGVQLQN; this is encoded by the coding sequence ATGACCATACTAGCCATTCTCGTCACCAATCTCCCACCACGATGGTTTGATCTCAATACCCACTGTGCATACCACGCAAACTCTTCGGGCCACTCCATTGACCAATGCTGGGCTTTCAAATGTAAAGTTCAATCATTGAAGGATGCAGGGTGGTTGGCCTTTGATGACAAGCCAACGGGCATTCAGGGAAACCTTTTACCCAATCATGAGGGAGACGAGATTGGTATGGTCGGGGTAGAACTCAAAAAGGCACAAGAAGCCAACCTAGATAGTTTGGCTTTGGATTGGGTATACCAGGAGCTCAGGAAGGAGGGCCTAATAGAATCAGAGGCCACCCGTCCCAAAGGAGCACGGTGCGAATGCCAAAGTTCTTTGAGAAAGACTGTTCAGGGCTGCAAAACCTTTAAGATGATCCTATGCAAAATGTTGGATGACAAGTCCATAGAAGTCGGCTCGATTCAAAAGGATGGGGAAGTTTTGACTCTCGGAGATAAAGAACAAGAACATCCCCCATGCCCACACCAACCTTTCATACCCTTGGCCAAAAAGTCCAGCTATGTCCACAAGACCCCAACCTGTTTGGTTATCTCAGTACCTCGACCGTTCCGTTATCAGAATGACAAGGCGGTGCCATGGAAGTACAATTGCCAAGCCCGAGGCATGGAAGATACAGGCAATATCGCAGGTGTAACCCGTAATGATAGAGTATATGCACCAGCTCAGTCTGGAAAGCTGGATACAAAACAAATTGATGAATCAAGTAGAAGCACTAAAAGGCCAGTTCAACCGCAGGAGGTTGAAGAATTTCTGAAGTTTATCAAACATAGCGAATATAGTGTGGTTGACCAATTAAAAAACATGCCAGCACATATATCTATCTTGTCTCTGCTTTTAAACTTAGAGGTTCATAGAGAAGCACTGCTGAAACTGCTTAATCAGGCGTATATACCTCAAGACATTAGTGTAGAAAAATTCAGCCATGTAATCGGAGGCTTGTCTGCGACCAACTACATTACCTTCAGTGATGAAGAAATCTCATTGGAAGGAAGAGGGCATAACCAGGCACTGCACATATCGGTCAAATGCAAGGACCATATGATAGCTAGGGTGTTAGTCGATAACGGGTCATCCCTCAATGTTTTTCCAATGACCACTCTTCAGAAATTGCCGGTAGACCCTTCGTATGTCAAGCAGAACAATTTGGCAGTGAGGGCTTTCGACGAAACCCGTAAGGAGTCTGTAGGGGCAATTGAAATTCCCATACTGATTGAGCCAGTCATCTTCAACGTCACATTTCAGGTAATGGACATCACACCTTCCTACAACTGCTTATTGGGAAGGCCATGGATCCATAACACTGGGGCGGTCGCATCTTCCCTACACCAGAGGCTAAAGTTTGTAGTAGGGAACCAGTTGGTCTATGTATATGGTGAAACCAACGTTATGATAACAAAGCCCACTTCCACTTCTTACGTGGAAGCTGCGGAAGAGGCATTGGAGGACTCGTTCCGAGCCTTCGAGATCATAAATGTCACAACTATAGCAGAAGGATCTCCAATCCCATGCCCTCAGATCTCCGCCGCAGTGCATATGATGGCGTCCGAAATGATCAGACATGGGTACCATCTAGAAAAAGGGCTCAAAAAATACCTACAAGGGATCCGAAAGCCATTAATGCTTAAGGAAGTGAAAGACAGATATAGCCTTGGCTACATACCTACGGCGGCAGACCGAAGGAAGAAAGCTGAGGAGAAGAAAATGCGGAGGGTGGAAAGAATCACCAatgaaacaagctccaaggaaGGACTTTACGTCCCGTCCATCAGCCAGACCTTCGTAAAAAACAGTCAATCCAACCTGGAGGCAAAATTGCGGCAACTGAGTATATCAGTATTGGATGCTGAAGTCCCCTCAAGCACTTCTGCAAAGTGGATCCGCCATCTCCAACCAGGAGTACAACTTCAGAACTGA
- the LOC131158618 gene encoding uncharacterized protein LOC131158618, giving the protein MKKKITLSTYPVFPIHGQSFGPPPFTSKKPPHGTPPFIPAVTGMGIPSSTVVGVGTSKTAMEYHCDELEERLKAIEGTQAASTARRSDYCLVPNVVLPPKFKMPDFKKFDGTTCPRTHLRMYCQLMAAYVDNEKLMMHCFRSSRTRTAARWMSLSEIEKKPTETFREYAHCWRDAATQVDPLVGDREAISMFVGTLKDPYCLHLVGSTPHNFMYIVAARARVEADVKDGRIKTSNTDNDPSKKWVKGKKEEETQMIQGSIKSLRQRSQSQQPRRNFYMEPVVN; this is encoded by the exons ATGAAGAAGAAAATAACCCTATCCACCTACCCGGTTTTTCCGATTCATGGGCAATCTTTCGGTCCACCCCCATTCACCTCGAAGAAACCGCCGCATGGCACGCCGCCTTTTATCCCAGCAGTGACAGGAATGGGGATACCCTCATCAACAGTTGTGGGTGTAGGGACAAGCAAGACTGCGATGGAATACCATTGTGACGAGCTGGAAGAGCGGCTAAAGGCCATAGAAGGGACTCAGGCTGCCAGTACCGCCAGACGCTCAGATTACTGCTTGGTGCCTAATGTAGTCCTTCCTCCAAAGTTTAAAATGCCAGATTTCAAGAAGTTTGACGGGACCACATGCCCTCGAACCCATCTCCGGATGTATTGTCAGTTGATGGCAGCCTATGTCGATAATGAgaagttgatgatgcattgcttccgAAGCAGTCGTACCAGGACAGCGGCTAGATG GATGTCTCTTTCTGAAATAGAGAAAAAGCCAACAGAGACTTTCAGGGAGTATGCACACTGTTGGAGAGACGCGGCCACTCAAGTGGATCCTCTTGTTGGCGATCGTGAGGCAATATCGATGTTTGTAGGGACATTAAAAGATCCCTACTGTTTACACCTGGTAGGCTCCACCCCTCATAACTTCATGTACATTGTGGCAGCAAGGGCCAGAGTGGAAGCCGACGTCAAAGATGGACGGATAAAGACTAGCAATACCGATAACGACCCAAGTAAGAAGTGGGTCAAAggtaaaaaggaagaagagacccAAATGATACAGGGGTCTATAAAGAGCCTAAGGCAAAGAAGCCAAAGTCAACAACCTAGGAGAAATTTCTACATGGAACCAGTAGTAAACTAG
- the LOC131158619 gene encoding uncharacterized protein LOC131158619: protein MIEALVEFWNPSYCCFTLDGVDLAPTIKEYISLLHLAKLSTPYRTYVLVQTSIIKDSFRATEVKVQNLGDSKVTWEHLKELMKKEGKEEAQLHLLELAIYGLLIFPKELGIIDRATIAFIAQVREGANPFYGILVETFRSLNRCQTRRRARLACCVPLLYVWMMSQLPCIQGLFRASFSTIKIPLVEFEVARWEEHANRTEWKYRLQNLVSKGIVWQAPWIDQPKVIYRCGSLPWVPLLGPWGGISYTPLMFQRQVGAIQFIPMTHGLANARFTYEDDDSQRKIQEFFVSWTHGHIVEATGQNSGVQESYELWKRDRVNPRVPCEGKTLTDKKRPRETTFPSERMTSREQLPK from the coding sequence ATGATtgaagcattagtggaattctggAATCCGTCGTATTGCTGCTTTACTCTGGATGGGGTAGACCTTGCTCCCACCATAAAGGAATACATTTCACTATTGCATTTGGCTAAACTATCGACGCCCTACAGAACGTATGTGCTCGTTCAAACATCTATCATCAAGGATTCGTTTAGGGCCACCGAGGTTAAGGTCCAAAATCTGGGAGACTCAAAGGTCACTTGGGAACACCTGAAAGAGTTGATGAAGAAGGAGGGGAAGGAAGAAGCCCAGCTGCATCTTCTGGAATTAGCCATCTACGGCCTGCTTATCTTCCCGAAGGAACTAGGAATCATCGATCGTGCCACCATTGCCTTCATAGCACAAGTAAGGGAAGGAGCGAATCCATTCTATGGCATTCTGGTTGAAACATTTCGATCTCTTAACAGATGCCAGACCAGGAGACGTGCTCGATTAGCTTGCTGTGTGCCATTGCTTTATGTGTGGATGATGAGCCAGTTGCCATGCATCCAAGGATTATTTCGCGCTTCTTTCTCAACGATCAAAATACCTTTAGTAGAGTTCGAGGTAGCTCGTTGGGAGGAACACGCCAACAGGACCGAATGGAAATATAGACTACAGAATCTAGTCAGCAAGGGGATTGTATGGCAGGCACCATGGATCGACCAGCCCAAAGTGATATACAGATGCGGAAGCCTTCCTTGGGTCCCACTGCTAGGTCCCTGGGGTGGAATATCCTACACACCGCTTATGTTCCAAAGGCAAGTAGGCGCAATACAGTTCATACCCATGACCCATGGACTGGCAAACGCTCGGTTCACATATGAGGATGACGATAGCCAAAGGAAGATCCAGGAGTTTTTTGTATCATGGACGCATGGGCACATAGTCGAAGCAACTGGTCAGAACTCGGGAGTCCAGGAGAGTTATGAGCTATGGAAACGTGACAGGGTGAACCCTCGAGTCCCATGCGAGGGAAAAACTCTGACAGACAAGAAACGGCCGAGAGAAACTACGTTTCCATCTGAAAGAATGACCTCCAGAGAACAGTTGCCAAAATAA